The Triticum aestivum cultivar Chinese Spring chromosome 6D, IWGSC CS RefSeq v2.1, whole genome shotgun sequence genomic sequence GAAATCACCTCCCATAAGATTAAAACCTGATGAAAAATATGAATATTTATTTTCCCCTTTATGTTCTTAATCCATACCGCACTAATCATTGCTTCTGCTACTGTTCTTCTCTCCCTGACGACCGGAGGCACGGAACTAAAAACTTCTCTCCCTGGCCTGATTGATCCATTACCAAACTCAACACGAGCACAGCAGCATAGAGTAGACGCCTTTCATGATTTTCCACAGGCTTTAAAAAGATGCTCCACGCACGATTATTTGATGTACGCGCCTTCCAAGCCCATCGCGACCAAAGCACGGAGTTCATGATCTTCAGGCCCAGAATGGCTAGTCATCCGCTCTCTTTTGGAAAACAAATTTGCTTCTAACTCACCAAGCAGTGGTTGACTTTTAATAGATCATTGCCCTTCCAAAGGAATGCTCTATGAATTTTGTCAATGGCCTTAAACACCCATGGCGGAGGGTCAAGGGATATTAAGTGAAAAATTGAAATAGTTGATAACACCGCTTGGACTAAAATTAAACGACCACTCTGGTAGAGGAATCCAGTGCGCCAGAGAAAAAATATCCGATGCCTCTCACTAACGGACCGGAAGCGCCAGCAAACTGGCCAGCTGGCATTGCTGGACTGGTCCAGATCCACAACTGGCTGGCTTGGCTCGTCCTCCACCTCACACCTGCGCAGGACAGAACATGGGAGGGAAGCAGGGGAGCTCCAGCGACGCACAACACTGGTGACTAGAGGCGCCCCCGCCGCTCCTGACCGGGGTAGATGGTCCTCGGGACCTCCCACAACTCATGCCCGAGTGCACGGACGGCGGGGAGGCACGACGGTGGCAACCACTTCTCTTCCGGCGGACGGGTATGGCCGGCTCAGTTGAATTTGTGGCCACTGCTTGCGAAGCTTGAATCTAAGCGTGTCAATCTCTTCCTCTCCTCGCATTCGCACTACAGGCACAGAGAAACAGGCAAGGCTCACGGTTCCCATCGCCGGAGGCGAGATTGTGAGGGGCCCTCAAGCGATTTAACAACGCAGGGAGGGAGAGAGTTGAATGCCATGATCACAGGGCTCAGGGGCTGCTTTTATAAATGGGACGGACGAGCTCCAGCTTAGGTTACCGCCGGTCACAGTCACCGTGCCCCCACTGCTTGCTGTGGCGGTCACCGTCGACGGCCTGGATGTCTAGGGGCTAGGGGAGGAGATATTTAGGACCATGGTCCTAAACTGTTCCCGCCATCGCCCTAAACTGTTCCCGCCATGCAATAGTTTACTCACCATGCACATATCTCCATACCCGGTGTCCTGAGATGAATGGTTCTGAGCGTGGGTTCGGGTGGACCATTGTCCCAAGCAACATTTTCGTAGGGGCTAGACCAAGGTGGCGCATGTTGATACGACCGCAAGCTATGGCCTAGGGGAGGGCATGTTGATGCGACGAGTAGCTGGCGCTGGACATGTTTATTCCCGAGGACGCCCGGCTTATTCTGGAGATCCCGTGTTACAAGATGTTGTTGATGTACTTCATTGCTTGCCACGTTGACAAGCATACAAATTGAAGGTCCGGAGAAATGTCATGGCCAATGGCATGAGCTCAAGTAAGTTTGATAATTACCGATGGAAGCGTATATGGAGAATACCGCGCACCGGGGGGTCTTGCTTCCATTCTATGCACGTGAAATTTGTTCCAATTAAATGCTAAACTAAAGCTGGCACCTGAATCGTCAAATGCAAGTGTACAACTATTCACTTCTCACTGAGCAAATCTGAGTCTCCATTGATACTGATAGGATAGGAAGACTGAACATAATCATAGGCTCTTATTTTCTATAATCACTGGTAGGATAGGAAGATTGAATGAAGTGCATTTTCTTATTTCTGTTCTAGCTATCTAGAACACCATCTCTTGCGTTTTGAAGACACCTGGTAAATCAAACTTAATGTATGTACTGAAATCGCTTTGATCAAGAAGGGAAGCAGCACTTATTATTATTTCCAACCACGTAAATCAACTGTATTACCATTTAAGTGTTTATTGCAGGAAGAAGAGAGCACGAAGGACAATAAAAGAGAAACGGTGAGATGCACACAGACACACAATGTAAGCAAAGATCATTAAGCAGGCAAGCTTGCTTAACATGCTTCCTGGAAAGCAAATGACAAATGAACCAAGAGGCAAGTATTAACTAATCGAAGCAAGCCAATGTATCTTCATCATCCCAGTTGGCGAATTGTGTCCAGAAATTATATAATAGAGGAGAATTGGCAAACTAAATGATTAACTCCTCTTACAGGTCTACTTCCCAGATGATCAGTGCACGCTATGTAGATGGCTGATCTCCAGGTGAAGCCGAAGAACCTTCAGCAAATGGCCCATTCGTGCATCTCAGCAACCGGGACACACTTCTAGATACCTGTGGAGCAATCAATGTCATTAATCAAACTAGTCTGTACTGTCCATTCATGGAAAAGCGAACTTATACATTCTGACATTTTTTTTTATGATTCAAACATCAACTATCAGCTTAACCATTGTGGCAATCGTACCTACCAAAAACTCCAAAGTTGAATCATCTCAGCATTATTGTAaaaacatagcaatataagcagaGAATAACAACAGAAAGTGTAGAAGACAGTCAATTTGTAGTGCCACGGCTTCAACTTCTATTGTTATCACATTCACATCTTCAAGTTTTTTACATCATCTGATCTCAGTAAAACAAGTGATCGTGGCTGTTCAGATATAAACAAATATATAGCCTGAAGATATAAACAAATATATAGCCTTTAAGCTTCTAACTATGCATACATAGGATAAATCTATTTGATATTTAAGTTACTTCAAGTTAGTTTTTAATGAAGTTGTCTCCTACTGTTATGTATCTCATCTTCTAAAAGAGAACTTCACCGCTACACTAAACTCATCAGAAACTTTCCTAGCTCTGACTTGAACCACAATGTCCAATGGTAATGTTAATAAAAATATGCGAATATTAAGAACTTGGCATCATATATGTTTACAATACAGCAGAACGATGCCATCACATCGTCTGGGTATAGAAACAGAACTGTTCATGTATCTCACCTTGAGAAAAACTGTACTGCATCAATGCACTAGCACTACCATTAAAATTTTCAACTTGGCCACAGAAACAGAACTGGTGGCATCAGCTAAACTGGACATCACAAGCTAATATTTTTGCAGATCATAAGAATTACATAAACACCACCACACAACCATTGGGACAGAACACGACGGAACAAAACTGGTATGTATTGAAGAGATCATATCAAGCAGCAAAAGAATAATTGATACGACACTACTTAAATTGTTAGTTTAACATGAAAGGAAGTGAAAGGCATTCCATCAACCAATTATCAAAAGGTAACTTGGTTTTGTTATACCGGGAGTGCAAAGGCATGGATATTACCTGCACCATAGACACTTTCAAATGGATAGCAGCAACGCCGCACTTTGGTGTCGAAAAGTTTTTTGAACTGCAATTGCTCAAGCTTGAGCGAGAAGAGGCTGGTAGTGGTCTTCAGGAGCACCAAATGAGATTCCTCAGCAAACCCTTGTATAATTACAACATCCCTTGGATCCAGAGAAAGTAGCTTGTCCAGTTCAATAGTTGTTCCAATCCCCCATGACGCAACACCATGCAAGTCAGTGTTCCTCTTCCATAACTGGGCAGTGAAGCCTGACACATAGAGTATACCCAGCTTACCATCATTTGCCTGCATGAGTTTGGGCCACATGACACCAGAAAAATACGCTGGCATCCGTATCACGGCCAGGCTCTCCCTCTCCAAATCAAACTCGAGGATATGCGACGAAGTTCCAGAAAGTATCCAATAAAGAGCATGCCCAACCAGCACAGCGGGCTCCATAGTAACATAGGTGACAAATAAGTCGCTGGATTCGGATGTAACCGGTGCTGTGATGAGATTGCCCCACAACCTGGTCTCTGATGAGTAAACGCGGGCGACCGCTTGTCCGTCTTGTATCGCTACCAAGACAACCTGGAAGTGGACGTCCGCGGCAGATGAGCGGAACACCGCCCCGTTGATCACGTACTTGGTCACATCCAACCCCGGCGGATCCGCTATGTAGTGCTTGTGGCCTGTGACGGGATCCCACACCATGAACTGCTGCCGTGTCTTGTCGAAGACTAATACGAGGCCATGGCGGCACCCGAGGAACCAGAGGTCGCCGCGGTCGGACGGTAAGGAGAGGCGCCCGGGCGGAACGCGATCGGGGGCCTCAAGAGCAGGCTCGAAGGATATGCCTTCGGCACCTTTGTGGAAGCAGCCGAGGAGTGGAGGGTTgcggcggtggtggaggtggaAGCGGCGGGAGAAGGCTGGATCGGAGGCGAGGCTGCGCCAGCGCTTGCAGACGAAGGAGGCGCGGGGGAGGGAGGACGGGAGcggggggaggcggaggaggatctcggcGAGCAGGTTGTCGTCGTCCAgcggccccgccgccaccgccgccggcaacATCTCGGGCTCCTCACAACTCATGGCTCATGCGGCAGGGGGGATGGTGAAGCAGCCGCCACGCTGGGATGACCTAAAGCGACACGGCCAAGGGCCAACAGGAGAGACACTGTGATTAATTAAGCCCACTGGAAGAAGAAAGCCCACGAACACACCTCCCTATGGACCAACAACGAGGCCCGGCACGCTCAGGGCACACACGATTtacctttttatttttactttttgtgTGCCTTTTCAGTTCTAAGATCCCACTTGCTTTAACCTTTGTGGTTCCGGAAAATTGTCTGACCTTTTTGGGATATATATGAATTTTCAGCTTGAAACTTGAAGATATGTTTGCGGATCATTCATCGATAAATCAGAGTTGTAGTGCCGTCAATCGCAATTGTGTTTTTTCTGGCCACTTTAGGGTTTCCTTTCTTTCAGTGGAGTGTGTAGCATACACGGCATGACTTTGCGTCCCAACATTCTCATTTCTGAAGAAAAAAACCCTCATTCGATTTCTAATATTTTGCCTCAATTTCCAAAGCTCAGT encodes the following:
- the LOC123140948 gene encoding uncharacterized protein: MSCEEPEMLPAAVAAGPLDDDNLLAEILLRLPPLPSSLPRASFVCKRWRSLASDPAFSRRFHLHHRRNPPLLGCFHKGAEGISFEPALEAPDRVPPGRLSLPSDRGDLWFLGCRHGLVLVFDKTRQQFMVWDPVTGHKHYIADPPGLDVTKYVINGAVFRSSAADVHFQVVLVAIQDGQAVARVYSSETRLWGNLITAPVTSESSDLFVTYVTMEPAVLVGHALYWILSGTSSHILEFDLERESLAVIRMPAYFSGVMWPKLMQANDGKLGILYVSGFTAQLWKRNTDLHGVASWGIGTTIELDKLLSLDPRDVVIIQGFAEESHLVLLKTTTSLFSLKLEQLQFKKLFDTKVRRCCYPFESVYGAGI